CTGCAATTCGGCATCGAGACCGTCAATCGCTACGAGAGCCATCTGCTCAACTCCGCCGAACAGGCGGTGGCGCTGGTGGAACGGATCGGTGCCGACAACGTCTTCATCCATCTCGATACCTTCCATATGAATATGGAGGAAAAGGGCATCGCCAATGGCATCATCGCCGCCCGCAATCACCTGAAATACATGCATATGTCGGAAAGTGATCGCGGCACTCCGGGCTTCGGCAACGTTGCCTGGGACGAGGTGTTTTCGGCGCTCGCGGCCATAAGGTTCAGTGGCGTCCTTGCCCTTGAGGGCTTTGCCGCGATGCCGGAAGAGATGGCGGGCGCGATTTCGACGTGGCGGCCCGTCGCGGCCAGCGCCGAAGAGTCCCTCGCAAAGGGACTGGCCTTTCTACGCGACAAGGCAAATCAGTACCGGATTTTCGAGTAGCGGGTGGCGATAACCATTTTTCGAGGCGAGGGGCACCTTGGGTAAAATTGACGATAATGCCGGTGAAATTGCAGGCCTCGCGCTGAAACGGTTCGCCGGCTCGAATGGCCGGCGCGTGATGATTGCCATTACGGGCGCCCCCGGATCGGGAAAATCAACCATCGCCGAACGTGTGGTCGATGCCCTGAACGCGGGCAACAGTGTGTCCGCTGCGCTGTTTCCGATGGATGGCTTTCATTATG
This sequence is a window from Agrobacterium tumefaciens. Protein-coding genes within it:
- a CDS encoding sugar phosphate isomerase/epimerase family protein, producing MKGLGVHAMMWSLKWDHENAAHAIAGAAAYGQDFIEIPLVDIASVDAEHTRSLLERHDLSAVCSLVLPEPAWASVRPQAAVEHLKAALDKAAAMGAKALTGVTYGGTNERTGFPPTQGEYDNLTRALSAAATHAKALGLQFGIETVNRYESHLLNSAEQAVALVERIGADNVFIHLDTFHMNMEEKGIANGIIAARNHLKYMHMSESDRGTPGFGNVAWDEVFSALAAIRFSGVLALEGFAAMPEEMAGAISTWRPVAASAEESLAKGLAFLRDKANQYRIFE